In one Oreochromis aureus strain Israel breed Guangdong linkage group 2, ZZ_aureus, whole genome shotgun sequence genomic region, the following are encoded:
- the mospd1 gene encoding motile sperm domain-containing protein 1: MQQQQHRPPELVGGSLPVFVFPNELVFYADDQSSHKQVLTLYNPYEFALKFKVLCTAPNKYTVVDATGAVKPQCCVDIVIRHRDVRACHYGVYDKFRLQVSEQSQRKALGRKEVTATLRPSASQDPPSPRPQDEERRIADSEFFEQTAFQTESRPVAGGPSLLTVLLGLVCMAALMLPTLGEQESTVPVYLHLSVNKKLVAAYVLGLLTMVILRT; encoded by the exons atgcagcagcagcagcatcgaCCGCCTGAGCTGGTGGGAGGAAGCCTTCCCGTGTTCGTGTTCCCCAATGAGCTCGTCTTCTATGCGGATGATCAGTCGTCTCACAAACAGGTGCTCACGCTCTACAATCCCTATGAGTTCGCCCTCAAGTTTAAAG TGCTGTGCACAGCGCCAAACAAGTACACCGTGGTGGATGCAACTGGAGCCGTCAAGCCTCAGTGTTGCGTTGATAT AGTAATCCGACACCGAGATGTGCGCGCATGCCATTATGGGGTCTACGATAAGTTCCGGCTGCAGGTGTCAGAGCAGAGTCAGCGGAAAGCTCTGGGCCGCAAAGAGGTGACAGCCACTCTCCGTCCCTCTGCCTCACAGGACCCGCCTAGCCCCCGGCCCCAAGATGAGGAACGCCGAATTGCTGACAGCGAGTTTTTTGAACAGACTGCATTCCAGACAG AGAGCCGTCCTGTTGCTGGAGGACCCAGTCTGTTGACAGTACTGCTTGGGCTGGTGTGTATGGCCGCCCTGATGCTCCCGACACTGGGGGAGCAAGAATCTACTGTGCCTGTCTACCTCCACTTAAGTGTTAACAAGAAACTTGTAGCTGCTTATGTTCTCG GGCTTCTTACAATGGTCATCCTACGCACATGA